A single Anopheles funestus chromosome 2RL, idAnoFuneDA-416_04, whole genome shotgun sequence DNA region contains:
- the LOC125764918 gene encoding uncharacterized protein LOC125764918 isoform X1, which yields MASEINERPAFRISDVEELIRQTGMDTSDTGGKIVDYFKNKRAALQSRGRLYDGSDNPINFRLDNLKPVQLSQPTTTSQPTESSPVQSSNDTEEASIALVKPLSELSVVENRLSSFVSPGPVVAISPVQIPQKSHTNAISSPSGRSTVHKSPLVSNTNLLSGTTNLQKQLLLQQYQRKNQMKCETIRSASQLVSSTPILGREASNQRGDNLLDIRETISPIHEDQEHGTPQRVLRSPTAERQRIAPRPSTPSVRSINTPVPATQDVPDGMNHDYRENTPPRDENYITVPETPSPVRRSPRQPSTPLSGLSLQRRSHLHAPLLAKFVSGQGRPTESGIRSPSSTPSQRSILKNPERSSSAVRNRVSFSEKLFTVRSLTPVRQLDELEITSDESEDQEAEKDKSIRKKVSLSRMKQSNGISKLRASRSLCDMETDQITSNSPKSPEIAAKQVANNNALANSNETNVRNEERNVHRSRQLFGNRRSNAIERIEESLPASPDAIGRCDNRTNGNVINMILDDWNEETTKRMEVEASVENPVPQLANETVNKSVAITNIETPRTVMMDIFDPPSAFCDDSEQGDQNSSQNDHTAEHMSSEAPGLDRGTDSSRKRKQDSLSRRDSIHADVEPDVGLNPNAPVLPKRSVLPVERIVSVDSPNDRVPMDMIEVVDMIHSRANSEMMATDAENDRRTTLNIPQKRRCTKLKADVTTEMYMKSIQKPGLQDETKAKKSKNRRKLFVLEMMEGQDGNSDGDEPQPLPATQEVVAVPAQQEQDHGCVTKPLAILVQRLSANTLTMATKATPILRNAEITEINEQHHKPVESPIKEKQNEEQNEKEGRSKIAHGKTPAVDDSEHRVVEADKGAKQKTKQRVRKNKRKPQTNGMDKSNLMMDKFLKNVSNEIRHQIESENGPRRSHRNRRLAAEVLRNNPDISLHDAPKYVMPTIKDVLKYCQLTDVTGTRAKKKTTSSNAADKKKDVKSQKVVPVATSSGTSNELGTNIERGRGRGRPRKIKAQKEKFDSDGFRVPDVPPSDGMPKTSSTVACKPADHFTETICSSTSGLPQGESIDSGLSSAAMMSDDATPQPVQRPSSKTSSKPKKTPIEDAAPSGSSAASASNEILAEKRKTLDWMMMLMENRQNRPVALPTVEIQGFTHLSLEHLAFEERDGIEYSFYVYSNGDNFGFLRFPPKAEKKTTRTKRCSLKFLILSGSLKFIINENLVNGVGGDFLMIPSSSSYRIINGTETTLMFMIKTSVSNQTGRENGG from the exons ATGGCCTCTGAGATCAACGA ACGTCCTGCTTTTAGGATATCGGATGTGGAGGAACTTATACGTCAGACTGGAATGGATACCTCCGATACTGGCGGAAAAATAGTGGATTACTTCAAGAATAAACGAGCAGCGCTACAAAGTAGAGGACGCCTCTACGACGGCTCGGACAATCCCATCAACTTTAGGTTGGATAACTTGAAACCAGTTCAGCTATCAcaacccaccaccaccagccagCCGACCGAATCATCACCCGTGCAAAGTTCGAATGATACAGAGGAGGCCAGCATCGCACTAGTTAAACCGCTTTCTGAACTGTCTGTGGTGGAAAACAGATTATCATCGTTTGTTAGTCCCGGTCCTGTGGTGGCTATTTCCCCGGTACAAATTCcacaaaaatcacacacaaacgccaTATCCAGTCCTTCTGGTAGAAGCACAGTACATAAAAGCCCGTTGGTTTCAAATACAAATTTACTCAGCGGTACGACGAATCTTCAAAAGCAACTGTTGTTACAGCAATATCAAcgaaaaaatcaaatgaaatgcGAAACTATTCGAAGTGCCTCTCAGCTGGTATCGAGTACACCCATTTTAGGTCGAGAAGCTTCGAATCAAAGGGGCGATAATTTGCTGGACATCAGAGAAACTATCTCTCCTATCCATGAAGACCAAGAACATGGTACACCACAACGGGTACTGCGATCGCCAACTGCAGAACGACAACGCATAGCTCCGAGGCCGTCCACTCCGAGTGTTCGGTCCATAAATACACCGGTACCCGCTACCCAGGATGTGCCGGACGGAATGAATCATGATTACCGCGAAAACACTCCTCCGCGGGATGAGAACTACATAACTGTACCGGAAACACCTAGCCCCGTGCGCCGATCACCTCGGCAACCCAGCACACCCTTGAGTGGTCTATCGTTGCAGCGTCGTTCACATTTACATGCTCCATTATTGGCGAAATTTGTCTCGGGCCAAGGTAGACCGACAGAGAGTGGTATTCGGAGCCCATCTTCTACACCATCACAGAGGAGCATTCTGAAGAATCCGGAAAGAAGTTCTTCTGCTGTAAGAAATCGAGTCAGTTTTTctgaaaaattgtttacagTTCGTTCATTGACACCAGTTAGACAGTTGGATGAGTTGGAGATTACGTCGGATGAAAGCGAGGATCAAGAAGCGGAAAAGGACAAATCGATTAGAAAAAAGGTATCGCTTAGTAGAATGAAACAATCGAACGGTATTTCGAAGCTTCGAGCATCCCGCAGTTTGTGCGATATGGAAACGGATCAGATAACATCAAATTCACCTAAATCACCCGAAATCGCTGCTAAACAGGTTGCAAATAATAATGCGCTAGCCAACTCGAACGAGACAAATGTCCGAAATGAGGAACGGAACGTTCATCGTTCTCGGCAGCTGTTTGGAAATAGACGATCAAACGCAATCGAACGCATTGAAGAATCCTTGCCAGCTTCACCGGATGCGATCGGAAGGTGTGATAATCGTACTAATGGAAATGTGATTAAtatgattttggacgattgGAACGAAGAAACTACAAAACGTATGGAAGTGGAGGCATCGGTTGAGAACCCTGTTCCTCAACTAGCGAATGAAACAGTCAATAAATCCGTTGCAATTACTAACATCGAGACACCGCGCACGGTTATGATGGATATCTTTGATCCGCCTTCGGCATTTTGTGATGATAGTGAGCAAGGTGATCAGAATTCGTCCCAAAATGACCACACAGCGGAGCATATGAGTTCGGAAGCACCGGGATTAGATCGCGGAACGGATTCATCGCGTAAGCGAAAACAGGACAGCCTCTCCCGGCGAGATTCGATTCATGCCGACGTTGAACCCGACGTTGGCTTGAATCCTAATGCGCCCGTGTTGCCTAAAAGAAGTGTTCTACCGGTAGAGCGTATCGTAAGTGTGGATTCTCCGAACGACCGTGTACCGATGGATATGATAGAAGTGGTAGATATGATTCATAGCCGTGCCAATTCCGAGATGATGGCAACTGATGCGGAAAACGATCGGCGGACCACGTTAAATATACCACAGAAGCGTCGCTGTACCAAATTGAAGGCGGATGTTACTACAGAAATGTACATGAAATCTATTCAAAAGCCTGGTTTGCAAGACGAGACAAAGGcgaaaaagagtaaaaatcgCCGTAAATTGTTCGTACTAGAAATGATGGAGGGACAGGATGGTAATAGCGATGGTGATGAGCCGCAACCGTTGCCAGCAACGCAAGAGGTCGTCGCTGTTCCGGCACAACAAGAACAGGATCACGGTTGTGTGACGAAGCCGTTGGCAATTCTAGTGCAACGCCTTTCGGCTAATACGCTTACCATGGCTACAAAGGCAACCCCGATATTACGGAATGCAGAGATAACAGAAATTAATGAACAACACCATAAGCCCGTCGAATCTCCTatcaaagaaaagcaaaacgaagagCAGAACGAAAAGGAAGGACGTTCGAAGATCGCCCATGGGAAAACGCCGGCCGTTGACGACAGCGAGCATCGTGTTGTGGAAGCTGACAAGGGCGCTAAACAAAAGACGAAGCAGCGTGTAAGGAAGAACAAGAGGAAACCGCAGACCAACGGTATGGATAAGTCAAATTTAATGATGGATAAATTTTTGAAGAATGTGTCGAACGAAATTCGACACCAAATTGAAAGCGAAAACGGTCCCCGCCGAAGCCATCGTAATAGACGGTTagctgcagaggtgctgcgTAACAATCCGGACATTTCTCTTCATGATGCACCGAAGTATGTGATGCCTACCATAAAAGATGTGCTGAAGTATTGCCAACTAACAGACGTGACCGGCACCAGAgctaagaaaaaaaccacatctTCCAACGCGGCTGATAAGAAAAAGGACGTGAAAAGCCAAAAGGTTGTCCCTGTGGCGACATCCAGCGGGACAAGCAATGAGTTAGGGACCAATATCGAACGGGGCAGGGGCAGGGGCAGGCCAAGGAAAATTAAAGCTCAGAAAGAAAAGTTTGATAGTGATGGATTTCGCGTACCTGACGTTCCACCCTCCGATGGGAtgccgaaaacatcatctacAGTGGCTTGCAAACCGGCGGATCACTTCACAGAAACAATATGTTCGTCCACTTCGGGCCTACCGCAGGGTGAATCTATCGATTCGGGGCTATCATCAGCGGCCATGATG AGCGATGATGCAACACCACAACCCGTGCAACGGCCATCATCGAAAACGTCCTCGAAGCCGAAGAAAACCCCGATTGAAGATGCCGCTCCGTCGGGATCGTCTGCAGCGTCCGCATCCAATGAAATACTGGCGGAAAAGCGTAAAACCCTCGActggatgatgatgctgatggaaAACCGACAGAATCGACCCGTAGCATTACCGACGGTAGAAATCCAAGGCTTTACGCATCTGTCACTGGAGCACCTGGCATTCGAGGAGCGCGATGGCATCGAGTATTCGTTCTACGTCTACTCCAATGGAGACAACTTTGGCTTTTTACGATTTCCGCCCAAagcggaaaagaaaaccacacgTACAAAGCGTTGTTCACTG AAATTTCTCATCCTTAGCGGATCGTTAAAATTCATCATTAACGAAAATCTGGTAAATGGTGTTGGGGGTGACTTTTTGATGATACCATCCA GCTCATCTTACCGCATCATCAATGGCACAGAAACGACGCTCATGTTTATGATAAAAACAAGTGTTTCGAACCAAACTGGGCGTGAAAACGGTGgctga
- the LOC125764918 gene encoding uncharacterized protein LOC125764918 isoform X2: MASEINEISDVEELIRQTGMDTSDTGGKIVDYFKNKRAALQSRGRLYDGSDNPINFRLDNLKPVQLSQPTTTSQPTESSPVQSSNDTEEASIALVKPLSELSVVENRLSSFVSPGPVVAISPVQIPQKSHTNAISSPSGRSTVHKSPLVSNTNLLSGTTNLQKQLLLQQYQRKNQMKCETIRSASQLVSSTPILGREASNQRGDNLLDIRETISPIHEDQEHGTPQRVLRSPTAERQRIAPRPSTPSVRSINTPVPATQDVPDGMNHDYRENTPPRDENYITVPETPSPVRRSPRQPSTPLSGLSLQRRSHLHAPLLAKFVSGQGRPTESGIRSPSSTPSQRSILKNPERSSSAVRNRVSFSEKLFTVRSLTPVRQLDELEITSDESEDQEAEKDKSIRKKVSLSRMKQSNGISKLRASRSLCDMETDQITSNSPKSPEIAAKQVANNNALANSNETNVRNEERNVHRSRQLFGNRRSNAIERIEESLPASPDAIGRCDNRTNGNVINMILDDWNEETTKRMEVEASVENPVPQLANETVNKSVAITNIETPRTVMMDIFDPPSAFCDDSEQGDQNSSQNDHTAEHMSSEAPGLDRGTDSSRKRKQDSLSRRDSIHADVEPDVGLNPNAPVLPKRSVLPVERIVSVDSPNDRVPMDMIEVVDMIHSRANSEMMATDAENDRRTTLNIPQKRRCTKLKADVTTEMYMKSIQKPGLQDETKAKKSKNRRKLFVLEMMEGQDGNSDGDEPQPLPATQEVVAVPAQQEQDHGCVTKPLAILVQRLSANTLTMATKATPILRNAEITEINEQHHKPVESPIKEKQNEEQNEKEGRSKIAHGKTPAVDDSEHRVVEADKGAKQKTKQRVRKNKRKPQTNGMDKSNLMMDKFLKNVSNEIRHQIESENGPRRSHRNRRLAAEVLRNNPDISLHDAPKYVMPTIKDVLKYCQLTDVTGTRAKKKTTSSNAADKKKDVKSQKVVPVATSSGTSNELGTNIERGRGRGRPRKIKAQKEKFDSDGFRVPDVPPSDGMPKTSSTVACKPADHFTETICSSTSGLPQGESIDSGLSSAAMMSDDATPQPVQRPSSKTSSKPKKTPIEDAAPSGSSAASASNEILAEKRKTLDWMMMLMENRQNRPVALPTVEIQGFTHLSLEHLAFEERDGIEYSFYVYSNGDNFGFLRFPPKAEKKTTRTKRCSLKFLILSGSLKFIINENLVNGVGGDFLMIPSSSSYRIINGTETTLMFMIKTSVSNQTGRENGG; encoded by the exons ATGGCCTCTGAGATCAACGA GATATCGGATGTGGAGGAACTTATACGTCAGACTGGAATGGATACCTCCGATACTGGCGGAAAAATAGTGGATTACTTCAAGAATAAACGAGCAGCGCTACAAAGTAGAGGACGCCTCTACGACGGCTCGGACAATCCCATCAACTTTAGGTTGGATAACTTGAAACCAGTTCAGCTATCAcaacccaccaccaccagccagCCGACCGAATCATCACCCGTGCAAAGTTCGAATGATACAGAGGAGGCCAGCATCGCACTAGTTAAACCGCTTTCTGAACTGTCTGTGGTGGAAAACAGATTATCATCGTTTGTTAGTCCCGGTCCTGTGGTGGCTATTTCCCCGGTACAAATTCcacaaaaatcacacacaaacgccaTATCCAGTCCTTCTGGTAGAAGCACAGTACATAAAAGCCCGTTGGTTTCAAATACAAATTTACTCAGCGGTACGACGAATCTTCAAAAGCAACTGTTGTTACAGCAATATCAAcgaaaaaatcaaatgaaatgcGAAACTATTCGAAGTGCCTCTCAGCTGGTATCGAGTACACCCATTTTAGGTCGAGAAGCTTCGAATCAAAGGGGCGATAATTTGCTGGACATCAGAGAAACTATCTCTCCTATCCATGAAGACCAAGAACATGGTACACCACAACGGGTACTGCGATCGCCAACTGCAGAACGACAACGCATAGCTCCGAGGCCGTCCACTCCGAGTGTTCGGTCCATAAATACACCGGTACCCGCTACCCAGGATGTGCCGGACGGAATGAATCATGATTACCGCGAAAACACTCCTCCGCGGGATGAGAACTACATAACTGTACCGGAAACACCTAGCCCCGTGCGCCGATCACCTCGGCAACCCAGCACACCCTTGAGTGGTCTATCGTTGCAGCGTCGTTCACATTTACATGCTCCATTATTGGCGAAATTTGTCTCGGGCCAAGGTAGACCGACAGAGAGTGGTATTCGGAGCCCATCTTCTACACCATCACAGAGGAGCATTCTGAAGAATCCGGAAAGAAGTTCTTCTGCTGTAAGAAATCGAGTCAGTTTTTctgaaaaattgtttacagTTCGTTCATTGACACCAGTTAGACAGTTGGATGAGTTGGAGATTACGTCGGATGAAAGCGAGGATCAAGAAGCGGAAAAGGACAAATCGATTAGAAAAAAGGTATCGCTTAGTAGAATGAAACAATCGAACGGTATTTCGAAGCTTCGAGCATCCCGCAGTTTGTGCGATATGGAAACGGATCAGATAACATCAAATTCACCTAAATCACCCGAAATCGCTGCTAAACAGGTTGCAAATAATAATGCGCTAGCCAACTCGAACGAGACAAATGTCCGAAATGAGGAACGGAACGTTCATCGTTCTCGGCAGCTGTTTGGAAATAGACGATCAAACGCAATCGAACGCATTGAAGAATCCTTGCCAGCTTCACCGGATGCGATCGGAAGGTGTGATAATCGTACTAATGGAAATGTGATTAAtatgattttggacgattgGAACGAAGAAACTACAAAACGTATGGAAGTGGAGGCATCGGTTGAGAACCCTGTTCCTCAACTAGCGAATGAAACAGTCAATAAATCCGTTGCAATTACTAACATCGAGACACCGCGCACGGTTATGATGGATATCTTTGATCCGCCTTCGGCATTTTGTGATGATAGTGAGCAAGGTGATCAGAATTCGTCCCAAAATGACCACACAGCGGAGCATATGAGTTCGGAAGCACCGGGATTAGATCGCGGAACGGATTCATCGCGTAAGCGAAAACAGGACAGCCTCTCCCGGCGAGATTCGATTCATGCCGACGTTGAACCCGACGTTGGCTTGAATCCTAATGCGCCCGTGTTGCCTAAAAGAAGTGTTCTACCGGTAGAGCGTATCGTAAGTGTGGATTCTCCGAACGACCGTGTACCGATGGATATGATAGAAGTGGTAGATATGATTCATAGCCGTGCCAATTCCGAGATGATGGCAACTGATGCGGAAAACGATCGGCGGACCACGTTAAATATACCACAGAAGCGTCGCTGTACCAAATTGAAGGCGGATGTTACTACAGAAATGTACATGAAATCTATTCAAAAGCCTGGTTTGCAAGACGAGACAAAGGcgaaaaagagtaaaaatcgCCGTAAATTGTTCGTACTAGAAATGATGGAGGGACAGGATGGTAATAGCGATGGTGATGAGCCGCAACCGTTGCCAGCAACGCAAGAGGTCGTCGCTGTTCCGGCACAACAAGAACAGGATCACGGTTGTGTGACGAAGCCGTTGGCAATTCTAGTGCAACGCCTTTCGGCTAATACGCTTACCATGGCTACAAAGGCAACCCCGATATTACGGAATGCAGAGATAACAGAAATTAATGAACAACACCATAAGCCCGTCGAATCTCCTatcaaagaaaagcaaaacgaagagCAGAACGAAAAGGAAGGACGTTCGAAGATCGCCCATGGGAAAACGCCGGCCGTTGACGACAGCGAGCATCGTGTTGTGGAAGCTGACAAGGGCGCTAAACAAAAGACGAAGCAGCGTGTAAGGAAGAACAAGAGGAAACCGCAGACCAACGGTATGGATAAGTCAAATTTAATGATGGATAAATTTTTGAAGAATGTGTCGAACGAAATTCGACACCAAATTGAAAGCGAAAACGGTCCCCGCCGAAGCCATCGTAATAGACGGTTagctgcagaggtgctgcgTAACAATCCGGACATTTCTCTTCATGATGCACCGAAGTATGTGATGCCTACCATAAAAGATGTGCTGAAGTATTGCCAACTAACAGACGTGACCGGCACCAGAgctaagaaaaaaaccacatctTCCAACGCGGCTGATAAGAAAAAGGACGTGAAAAGCCAAAAGGTTGTCCCTGTGGCGACATCCAGCGGGACAAGCAATGAGTTAGGGACCAATATCGAACGGGGCAGGGGCAGGGGCAGGCCAAGGAAAATTAAAGCTCAGAAAGAAAAGTTTGATAGTGATGGATTTCGCGTACCTGACGTTCCACCCTCCGATGGGAtgccgaaaacatcatctacAGTGGCTTGCAAACCGGCGGATCACTTCACAGAAACAATATGTTCGTCCACTTCGGGCCTACCGCAGGGTGAATCTATCGATTCGGGGCTATCATCAGCGGCCATGATG AGCGATGATGCAACACCACAACCCGTGCAACGGCCATCATCGAAAACGTCCTCGAAGCCGAAGAAAACCCCGATTGAAGATGCCGCTCCGTCGGGATCGTCTGCAGCGTCCGCATCCAATGAAATACTGGCGGAAAAGCGTAAAACCCTCGActggatgatgatgctgatggaaAACCGACAGAATCGACCCGTAGCATTACCGACGGTAGAAATCCAAGGCTTTACGCATCTGTCACTGGAGCACCTGGCATTCGAGGAGCGCGATGGCATCGAGTATTCGTTCTACGTCTACTCCAATGGAGACAACTTTGGCTTTTTACGATTTCCGCCCAAagcggaaaagaaaaccacacgTACAAAGCGTTGTTCACTG AAATTTCTCATCCTTAGCGGATCGTTAAAATTCATCATTAACGAAAATCTGGTAAATGGTGTTGGGGGTGACTTTTTGATGATACCATCCA GCTCATCTTACCGCATCATCAATGGCACAGAAACGACGCTCATGTTTATGATAAAAACAAGTGTTTCGAACCAAACTGGGCGTGAAAACGGTGgctga